In Colletotrichum higginsianum IMI 349063 chromosome 1, whole genome shotgun sequence, one genomic interval encodes:
- a CDS encoding 2OG-Fe(II)oxygenase → MNTERAKKDNDRGRTLGYRNLSLIWIALVAIPLSVYLASGLSLFDVRETRLTTTIVSFDPLIIYLEDFLSASEVKYLKQIAQEKYVPSKVVDENNKKLDKTSFTRRSSSAFLPRQDDVVKSVIARAARFQGFAPTNHFENIQATKYVSGQEYMPHYDVFSAKPSLYGKEDGSENATERLSTMFVILEDSCGTHCGTQFPQIAIDWASEDPRWCEFVDCAEKRLTFPPRAGNAIFWKNLREDGSLHEDTLHAGLPLQHGAKIGLNIWMRNGIYPHVST, encoded by the exons ATGAACACAGAGCGGGCAAAGAAAGACAATGATAGGGGACGGACATTGGGGTACAGAAACCTGTCACTGATATGGATTGCGCTCGTGGCCATTCCTTTGTCAGTCTATTTGGCTTCTGGGCTCTCTCTGTTCGACGTGCGGGAGACCCGACTCACAACCACGATCGTGTCATTCGACCCCCTCATCATTTATCTTGAGGACTTTCTGTCCGCGAGCGAAGTCAAATACTTGAAACAAATAGC ACAGGAAAAATATGTCCCTTCCAAAGTTGTAGACGAAAACAACAAGAAGTTGGACAAGACATCATTTACGCGCCGGAGTTCGTCGGCCTTCCTACCCCGACAGGATGATGTCGTCAAGTCCGTGATAGCCCGCGCGGCACGGTTCCAGGGTTTCGCGCCCACGAACCATTTCGAAAACATCCAAGCCACGAAGTACGTCTCTGGCCAGGAGTACATGCCTCACTACGATGTGTTTTCCGCCAAGCCGTCGCTATATGGGAAAGAAGACGGGTCCGAAAACGCGACGGAGAGGTTGTCAACCATGTTCGTGATACTGGAGGACAGCTGTGGGACGCACTGCGGCACGCAGTTCCCCCAGATTGCGATAGACTGGGCTTCGGAGGATCCCAGGTGGTGTGAGTTCGTCGATTGCGCGGAGAAGAGGCTTACATTTCCGCCGAGAGCCGGGAACGCCATATTCTGGAAGAACTTGCGGGAGGACGGGTCGCTGCACGAGGACACTCTGCATGCTGGTCTGCCGCTGCAACATGGCGCCAAGATCGGACTCAACATCTGGATGAGGAATGGGATTTATCCACACGTATCTACATAA
- a CDS encoding Glycosyl hydrolase family 16 → MMRYATLALATAGLASAQTFSLCNPVKGDACPANPAFGGEASYDFRTSKNIDDLESFFIVDGGVKYNTKVMSFSPDTGAEMTIFEESNAPTLTSKNYLFFGKVEVELQAAPGRGIVTSIVLQSDALDEIDWEFVGADQTHVQTNFYALGINDYTRARYYEVPFNPMTSFHTYTIEWTKESIVFSIDGKVYRTATPAEGNYPQTPMQLKLGTWVGGKGTAQGTIDWAGGLAEWEKAPFAGHYRSLKVWDYAGGDKAGAKQYEYNKGSDGTWQSINVVGAGDKASIGGVGSSNGAKDGKPIGDDKAAQSDLPVFSKISTSAPASTTAAPISSVVANTTIITSTTRANNATSSALTRPGSSASSPSGSANAQTTLPTTTGGAPAQSSTPAAAAAAAPALQASLFVGGLAAFFAAMII, encoded by the exons ATGATGAGATACGCTACTTTGGCTCTGGCCACTGCCGGCCTGGCATCTGCCCAGACCTTTTCGCTGTGCAACCCCGTCAAGGGCGATG CCTGCCCTGCGAACCCGGCCTTTGGCGGCGAAGCCAGCTATGACTTCCGCACCTCCAAGAACATCGACGACCTGGAGTCCTTtttcatcgtcgacggcggcgtcaagtACAACACCAAGGTCATGTCCTTCTCCCCCGACACGGGAGCTGAGATGACCATCTTCGAGGAGAGCAACGCTCCGACGCTCACCTCCAAGAACtacctcttcttcggcaaggtcgaggtcgagctccAGGCCGCCCCGGGCCGCGGCATTGTCACCAGCATCGTCTTGCAGtccgacgccctcgacgagatcgacTGGGAgttcgtcggcgccgaccaGACCCACGTCCAGACAAACTTCTAcgccctcggcatcaacGACTACACCCGCGCCCGCTACTACGAGGTGCCCTTCAACCCCATGACCTCGTTCCACACCTACACCATCGAGTGGACCAAGGAGTCcatcgtcttctccatcGACGGCAAGGTCTACCGCACCGCCACCCCGGCCGAAGGCAACTACCCCCAGACCCCCATGCAGCTGAAGCTCGGCACCTGGGTCGGCGGAAAGGGCACTGCCCAAGGCACCATCGACTGGGCCGGCGGTCTTGCCGAATGGGAAAAGGCCCCGTTCGCCGGCCACTACCGCTCCCTCAAGGTCTGGGACTACGCTGGCGGCGATAAGGCCGGCGCCAAGCAGTACGAGTACAACAAGGGCTCCGACGGCACCTGGCAGAGCATCAATGttgttggcgccggcgacaaggcgagcatcggcggcgtcggctccAGCAACGGtgccaaggacggcaagccCATCGGCGATGACAAGGCCGCCCAGTCGGACCtccccgtcttctccaagatcagcacctcggccccggcctccaccaccgccgcccccaTCTCGTCGGTCGtcgccaacaccaccatTATCACCAGCACTACACGTGCCAACAAcgccacctcgtcggcccTGACGAGACCTGGTTCGAGTGCCAGCTCCCCCAGTGGCTCCGCCAACGCCCAGACGACTCttcccaccaccaccggcggCGCTCCCGCTCAGTCGAgcacccccgccgccgccgctgctgccgccccggCTCTGCAGGCCAgcctcttcgtcggcggtcTCGCTGCTTTCTTTGCCGCCATGATTATTTAG
- a CDS encoding Sec7 domain-containing protein, whose product MYADSPRRSSRRRPDLNIDTSPPVAFSTRPSAVAVASRESAAAAAAPPVPQTPPSNRNRPPPPSSSSSVAKGKSSSRALRGPALSRHADDSLLDTPESPDSFDMSANKENDNPDLPRPRDSHDLSLSPRNVTRDSLMANMLISLDQFTMAGPVGGPFVTGAPDMLDEPPQQYQYDTDGDGFSRSVRGGRANGHSYSYSSDFDADDASRISSRGRRSNSSSNFQPGLHRISSMREPLRSTPGTSRHMHSRGRKGSAKSSSSNSIDAGYAQVLSSTRWASGFGGRSSSFDYGHRPPALQATTQQQQQQAGGAPWHIEFSNNFFADNYDAAPTPTVPGGPRRMMPPVTPPAATNYPPSPGPAAVPLPAVEPIEPLPPVTLERKRSNRSAKSTSTNHHHHHHHRKAENNPNNPHHEVPPPPLPMPGPAVPAPSTAAASAASSSPAPSSVPAFEVDSAPAPHVGYGKTKEAVHGAQVPTQAPSQTKEKPGFFRRVFGSSRNNASSNQSETQNSTAVSVPSSTSVVDTADQRSGNKSLHVASQMKSSGSAPPSRDTSSSHSHHHVLQKKPSSFFRRRKKSVSADDVPPMPAAAPIEPPMPPLVPPIQLSVPKDKLSAKPEPSPISSLRRVMNPYLKGSPVTPNTPLSPHSAGAAPVQQSANPEMASDSAPASRNEAPEEQPRSFSPDYDPSPNARIREVRSASRGGDGDDDSDGDDDSQPEYERRTDTPTRPPPEPPVSAEKRNNSFLDIDGSDNEADTESRRGNKTRREKGARSGRKIIKDSSPSRKGASDGTDDTIRGRKNKNNNGRLAVAQADSDDEGNRPALILPIEGTRSASRASGSTTTEYKSAISGTPSVRIEASANNSPKVLGTFESMSSKPLDEPDFVVGDPTEDDRQKAKKIFDGNEDFIQKQKAAAWMGEEGPVRQRTLQAYMDLYDFTNKSILQSLRLICQRLVFRAETQQVDRILVAFSKRWCDCNANHGFKASDVIHTICYSIMLLNTDLHLADIEQKMTRSQFVKNTMTTIVQAVAEAVPDAFERPTILPGKSNSALGGDDSRTSIEERFTSRRLSFRPPPRHEGDGSGDHCHDECGPLVKAPFDGSMRAWEHQVEIVLKDIYASIRDERLPLFGADPSKNLAPNPQSSLSVMGMLKRTPSVLSKAPSESQASMRGRIAENGRANSSRWNSKSRSRPRMGNPGFSSSRTSFEDGNSVWSPTVSSATWSKLSLGRTQTSMSVDSLSSSFCGGDYQQSIGFANALSQAVIRDDESGLGKEPSIMSDELKPAHLLEDESLELAGPPWVKEGMVIHKHHLDGIEKKAKDRHWNEVFAVIQRGQMSIFSFGTNKSAARKSRGRHAAKGPAIVGGGNWQENATNLGTFSLRQTLASTLPPPGYSRARPHVWALSLPTGAVHLFQVGTPEISKEFVTTANYWSARLSTHPLVGGISNIEYGWSDAIINNALVTAINEQTVGPSPARQRSNSRPGSSAANNRPSISSFRSGSLDHGPGGPYSSASRGNKLPGDRIHIADWAPPTQSMRPSNLPEEEQLDSLLAYVKGIEDELQVHNQLRSPMLLAFTPRGNNAVRAMANWERKSAYLLREIVKFRTYVDCLQQAGTRKNEIYTERDLARRAARGELDEGEIEFDAERDTSIRA is encoded by the exons ATGTACGCCGACTCGCCGAGACGGTCcagtcgccgccgtcccgaTCTCAACATCGACACTTCCCCTCCCGTCGCCTTTTCGACCAGGCCCTCCgcagtcgccgtcgcctctcGAGAATcagctgccgctgctgccgctcccCCCGTCCCGCAAACGCCCCCAAGCAACAGGAacagaccgccgccgccctcttcctcctcgtccgtcgcCAAGGGCAAGTCTAGTTCCCGGGCATTGAGAGGCCCGGCTCTCTCCCGTCATGCCGACGACTCCCTTCTAGATACCCCCGAATCCCCCGACAGCTTCGACATGTCGGCGAACAAAGAAAACGATAACCCTGATCTGCCCCGTCCGCGCGATTCCCACGACCTGTCCCTGTCCCCGCGGAACGTCACACGCGACTCCCTAATGGCCAACATGCTCATTTCCCTCGACCAATTCACCATGGCCGGTCCTGTCGGCGGTCCGTTCGTCACCGGCGCCCCAGACATGCTCGACGAGCCGCCCCAGCAGTACCAGTACGAtaccgacggcgacggcttcTCTAGGTCGGTGCGAGGCGGTCGTGCCAATGGCCACTCGTACTCGTACAGCTCCGAtttcgacgccgacgacgcgaGTAGGATATCCTCGCGAGGGCGGAGGAGCAACAGCAGCTCCAACTTCCAGCCCGGCCTGCATCGCATCAGCAGCATGCGCGAACCGCTGCGAAGCACCCCCGGCACCTCGCGCCACATGCACTCCCGAGGACGCAAGGGGAGCGCAAAAAGCAGCAGCTCCAACAGTATCGATGCCGGATACGCCCAGGTCCTCAGTAGTACGAGGTGGGCGTCGGGCTTTGGTGGTCGATCTTCGAGCTTCGACTACGGCCACCGCCCACCCGCCTTGCAGGCCACCacacaacaacagcaacagcaagcAGGAGGTGCCCCGTGGCACATAGAGTTCTCCAACAACTTCTTCGCCGACAACTACGACGCGGCCCCGACGCCCACCGTGCCTGGCGGGCCTCGACGCATGATGCCACCCGTAACGCCCCCGGCGGCCACGAATTACCCACCGTCGCCTGGGCCCGCCGCTGTTCCCTTGCCTGCGGTGGAGCCCATCGAaccgctgccgcccgtcACCCTCGAACGCAAGCGCTCGAACCGATCCGCCAAAAGCACCTCGacaaaccaccaccaccaccaccaccaccgcaaAGCGGAAAACAATCCCAACAACCCTCACCACgaggtgccgccgccgccgttgccaaTGCCGGGTCCAGCAGTGCctgcgccgtcgacggccgcagcctccgccgcctcctcttcgccagCACCATCTTCCGTCCCCGCGTTCGAGGTCGATTCCGCACCCGCGCCACACGTGGGCTACGGCAAGACAAAGGAGGCGGTGCACGGAGCTCAAGTTCCGACACAAGCACCGTCGCaaacaaaagaaaaaccGGGGTTTTTCAGGCGAGTCTTCGGCTCGTCCAGAAACAATGCCTCGAGCAATCAGTCCGAGACGCAAAATTCCACGGCCGTATCCGTACCGTCGTCAACATCTGTTGTCGACACGGCTGACCAGAGGTCCGGGAACAAATCTCTACACGTTGCCAGCCAGATGAAGTCCTCCGGCTCCGCCCCTCCCTCACGGGACACGTCTTCGTCCCATTCCCATCATCACGTGCTGCAAAAGAAGCCGAGCTCCTTCTTCCGTCGCAGGAAGAAGTCCGTgtccgccgacgacgtccctCCCAtgcccgctgccgcccccaTCGAGCCTCCAATGCCCCCCTTGGTTCCCCCGATTCAGCTGTCCGTCCCCAAGGACAAGCTTTCTGCGAAACCCGAACCCAGCCCAATCAGCAGCCTGAGGAGGGTCATGAACCCATACCTAAAAGGCAGCCCGGTGACGCCAAACACACCTCTGTCACCTCactccgccggcgccgcccctGTGCAACAATCCGCCAACCCTGAAATGGCCTCCGATTCCGCCCCGGCTTCGCGCAACGAAGCACCCGAGGAGCAGCCGCGCTCCTTTTCGCCCGACTACGACCCAAGCCCCAATGCACGCATACGAGAAGTCCGGTCTGCTTCGcgcggcggtgatggtgacgatgacagtgacggcgatgacgactCGCAGCCCGAATACGAACGCCGTACCGACACGCCCACTCGCCCGCCTCCAGAGCCTCCCGTGTCGGCAGAAAAGAGGAACAACTCCTTCCTCGACATTGATGGCAGTGACAACGAAGCAGACACCGAGTCGAGACGGGGCAATAAGACGagaagggagaagggggcgAGATCTGGCAGGAAGATCATCAAAGACTCGTCTCCCTCGCGGAAAGGCGCTTCAGACGGGACCGACGATACCATCAGAGGCaggaagaacaagaacaacaacggcAGATTGGCCGTCGCCCAAGCAGACTCCGATGACGAAGGCAATCGGCCAGCGCTAATCCTGCCGATTGAGGGTACTAGGTCTGCCAGCAGGGCGTCGGGATCGACCACGACTGAATACAAGTCTGCGATAAGTGGAACCCCCAGTGTGAGGATCGAAGCCTCGGCCAACAACAGCCCCAAGGTCCTCGGCACCTTCGAGTCCATGAGCTCCAAGCCCCTCGATGAGCCCGACTTTGTCGTCGGAGACCCGACGGAGGATGACCGCCAAAAGGCCAAAAAGATATTTGACGGTAACGAGGACTTTATCCAGAAGCAGAAGGCCGCTGCGTGgatgggcgaggagggcccCGTCCGGCAGAGAACTCTGCAAGCGTACATGGACCTTTATGACTTTACCAACAAGAGCATCTTGCAGAGTCTCCGGTTGATATGCCAACGTCTGGTCTTCCGAGCCGAGACGCAGCAGGTGGATCGCATTTTGGTTGCCTTTTCCAAGCGTTGGTGTGATTGCAACGCCAACCACGGATTCAAGGCATCCG ATGTTATCCACACAATCTGCTATTCGATCATGCTGCTCAACACTGATTTGCACCTGGCTGACATCGAACAAAAGATGACGCGGAGCCAGTTCGTCAAGAACACTATGACCACCATCGTCcaggcggtggcggaggcaGTCCCCGATGCGTTTGAGCGGCCGACCATCCTGCCAGGCAAGTCCAACAGCGCTCTCGGAGGCGACGATTCCAGAACATCCATCGAGGAGCGGTTCACGTCACGTCGATTGTCATTCCGACCTCCGCCGAGGCACGAGGGAGACGGGTCCGGAGACCACTGCCATGACGAATGCGGGCCCCTGGTGAAGGCGCCGTTTGACGGTTCGATGCGAGCCTGGGAACACCAGGTCGAAATCGTCCTCAAGGACATCTACGCCTCGATTCGCGACGAGCGATTGCCCTTATTCGGCGCCGATCCGTCCAAGAACCTCGCGCCGAACCCGCAGAGTAGCCTGTCCGTCATGGGAATGTTGAAGCGAACGCCTAGCGTTCTGAGTAAGGCCCCGTCTGAGAGTCAGGCATCTATGCGTGGACGCATAGCTGAAAATGGCCGTGCCAATTCTTCCAGATGGAATTCGAAGAGCAGGTCACGACCTCGTATGGGCAATCCGGGATTCTCTTCGTCGAGAACAAGTTTCGAGGACGGAAATTCAGTTTGGAGCCCTACCGTATCATCGGCCACGTGGAGCAAGCTCTCGCTGGGCCGAACGCAGACCTCGATGTCTGTGGATTCGCTCAGCTCGTCATTCTGCGGAGGCGACTATCAACAGTCCATCGGATTTGCCAACGCCCTTAGCCAGGCCGTCATCCGTGATGATGAATCCGGTCTCGGCAAGGAGCCGTCCATCATGAGCGACGAACTGAAGCCCGCTCacctgctcgaggacgagtccctcgagctcgccggccCTCCCTGGGTAAAGGAGGGCATGGTGATTCATAAGCACCACCTGGACGGTatcgagaagaaggccaaggaccGCCACTGGAACGAGGTTTTCGCCGTCATCCAACGAGGCCAAATGAGTATATTCTCCTTTGGCACTAACAAGTCGGCGGCACGCAAGAGCCGCGGCCGCCACGCGGCCAAGGGTCCCGCCATCGTCGGAGGCGGCAACTGGCAGGAAAATGCTACTAACCTAGGTACGTTCAGTCTCCGCCAGACCCTGGCATcgacgctgccgccaccCGGCTACTCGAGAGCTCGGCCTCATGTCTGGGCCCTGAGTCTGCCAACGGGTGCGGTTCACCTGTTCCAGGTCGGGACCCCGGAGATCAGCAAGGAGTTTGTCACTACGGCCAACTACTGGAGCGCTCGCCTGAGCACGCACCCGCTCGTGGGCGGTATCAGCAACATCGAATACGGATGGAGCGatgccatcatcaacaacgcTCTCGTCACGGCCATCAATGAACAAACGGTGGGCCCGTCGCCAGCACGCCAGCGGTCCAACTCCCGACCCGGAAGCAGCGCCGCCAACAACCGACCTAGCATTTCAAGCTTCCGCTCCGGCTCTCTCGACCATGGCCCTGGAGGACCATACAGTTCCGCCAGCCGTGGTAACAAGCTTCCCGGCGACAGAATCCACATCGCCGACTGGGCGCCTCCGACACAGAGTATGCGGCCCAGCAACCTGCCTgaggaggagcagctcgacaGCCTCCTTGCCTACGTCAAGGGCATCGAAGACGAGCTGCAGGTACATAACCAGCTTCGCAGCCCGATGCTACTTGCATTTACGCCCCGCGGCAACAATGCCGTCCGCGCCATGGCCAACTGGGAGCGCAAGAGCGCCTACCTCCTGCGGGAGATTGTCAAGTTCAGGACGTACGTCGACTGCCTGCAGCAGGCGGGCACGCGCAAGAACGAGATCtacacagagagagatctGGCGCGCCGGGCGGCCAGAGGAGAACTGGACGAGGGAGAGATTGAGTTTGACGCCGAACGAGACACATCGATCAGAGCGTAG
- a CDS encoding Secreted protein: MKVTAVLFMLAGAGFAAPVPEPVAEPLPMPTPPGIPTAATAKTQLAALTVRAWTNTDTYNRDLFPHWSTVSGTCNTRETVLQRDGTGVVVNSACAATSGTWKSPYDGATWTAASDVDIDHMVPLKNAWVSGAASWTTAKREQFANDLTRPQLWAVTDSVNQSKSDKSPDSWKPPVTSFYCVYARSWVQVKSYWALSVTSAEKTALTSMLNTC; encoded by the exons ATGAAGGTTACCGCCGTTCTGTTCAtgctcgccggcgcgggctTTGCTGCCCCCGTCCCGGAGCCGGTCGCCGAACCGTTGCCGATGCCCACTCCC CCCGGTATCCCTaccgccgcgacggccaaGACGCAGCTTGCTGCCCTGACGGTGCGTGCGTGGACCAACACCGACACGTACAACCGCGACCTCTTCCCCCACTGGTCGACCGTCTCGGGCACGTGCAACACTCGCGAGACTGTACTCCAGCGTGACGGCACCGGCGTCGTGGTCAACTCTGCATGCGCTGCCACCAGCGGCACCTGGAAGAGCCCCTACGACGGCGCAACCTGGACCGCCGCCAGCGACGTCGACATTGACCACATGGTGCCTCTGAAGAATGCCTGGGTT TCTGGTGCCGCATCGTGGACGACTGCCAAGCGCGAGCAGTTCGCCAACGACCTCACCCGCCCCCAGCTGTGGGCTGTTACCGACAGCGTCAACCAGTCCAAGAGCGACAAGAGCCCCGACTCGTGGAAGCCTCCTGTGACCAGCTTCTACTGCGTCTACGCCCGCAGCTGGGTGCAGGTCAAGAGCTACTGGGCCCTCAGCGTCAcgtcggccgagaagacggcccTCACCTCGATGCTCAACACCTGCTAA
- a CDS encoding TAM domain methyltransferase, whose protein sequence is MSEANTSPAAQPPTSQPPAPPPNPDGVSAAPTSIEVDEGDVADDASAMDDRISSYSASLTSSVVDYPEEYGRRYHAYRAGSYQFPNDEREMDRLDLNHSLIARTIGKLFLAPIEQDKTHRILDVGTGTGIWAIEVGDEFPNAEVVGIDLSAIQPAFVPPNVKFEIDDAESSWVGDAKYDFIFSRYLALSIADWPKLVRNIYTTLNANGWAEFQDYSLLFDSDDGSLTDDHETMKWEKKGNEIADMIGRDFNPGPKLYNWVKEAGFRNIVHKRYKIPIGPWAKEPHYKDIGMMNLIQLLDGLEAFTLKPFCSVLGWTTEEVQVLLAQVRKEMKSGVFHAHLNYHVVYGQKVESEEEEA, encoded by the coding sequence ATGTCTGAAGCCAACACAAGTCCCGCGGCGCAACCGCCCACGAGTCAACCTccggcgccaccgccgaaCCCAGATGGAGTCTCGGCTGCCCCGACCTCGatcgaggttgacgagggGGACGTGGCCGACGATGCCTCGGCGATGGACGACAGGATCTCCTCGTACTCGGCGTCCCTGACCTCGAGCGTCGTGGACTACCCGGAGGAGTACGGCCGCCGGTACCACGCCTACCGGGCCGGCTCCTACCAGTTCCCCAACGACGAGCGGGAGATGGACCGGCTCGACCTCAACCACTCGCTGATAGCCAGGACGATCGGCAAGCTCTTCCTGGCCCCAATCGAACAGGACAAGACCCATCGCATTCTGGACGTCGGCACGGGCACGGGCATTTGGGCGATCGAAGTCGGCGACGAGTTCCCcaacgccgaggtcgtcgggaTCGacttgagcgccatccagCCGGCCTTCGTGCCGCCCAACGTCAAATTCGAGattgacgacgccgagagtTCGTGGGTCGGGGATGCCAAGTACGACTTTATCTTTTCGAGATACCTCGCGCTGTCCATCGCCGACTGGCCGAAGCTCGTGCGCAACATCTACACGACCTTGAACGCCAACGGCTGGGCCGAGTTCCAGGACTACAGTCTCCTGttcgactcggacgacgggTCGCTGACGGACGACCACGAGACGATGAagtgggagaagaagggcaacgAGATTGCCGACATGATCGGCCGGGACTTCAACCCGGGCCCCAAGCTGTACAACTGggtcaaggaggccggctTCCGGAACATCGTGCACAAGCGCTACAAGATCCCCATCGGGCCCTGGGCAAAGGAACCCCACTACAAGGACATTGGAATGATGAACCTGATACAGCTGttggacggcctcgaggccttTACGCTGAAGCCGTTCTGTTCGGTGCTGGGGTGGACGACCGAGGAGGTCCAAGTGCTGCTCGCCCAGGTCCGCAAAGAGATGAAGTCTGGGGTCTTTCACGCTCACTTAAATTACCACGTTGTTTATGGCCAGAAGGTggagagcgaggaggaggaggcttaA